In Candidatus Thermoplasmatota archaeon, the following proteins share a genomic window:
- the rpsJ gene encoding 30S ribosomal protein S10, which produces MQRARISLSGTDPKKVDGVCKQIKTISEKTGVAISGPIPLPTKRLVVPCRKGPDGGGSSTIDRWEMRVHKRLIDLDADERALRQLMRINVPDGVNIEIVLRS; this is translated from the coding sequence GTGCAGAGGGCAAGGATATCGCTGAGCGGGACTGACCCGAAGAAGGTCGACGGGGTCTGCAAGCAGATCAAGACCATCAGCGAGAAGACTGGCGTCGCGATCTCCGGTCCGATACCTCTGCCAACGAAGCGCCTAGTCGTTCCCTGCAGGAAGGGCCCGGACGGCGGCGGCTCGAGCACTATAGACCGGTGGGAGATGCGCGTGCACAAGAGGCTCATCGACCTTGATGCGGATGAGCGCGCCCTGAGACAGCTCATGAGAATAAATGTCCCGGACGGCGTCAACATCGAGATCGTTCTGAGGTCCTAG
- the tuf gene encoding translation elongation factor EF-1 subunit alpha, which yields MAEKPHLNLVFIGHVDHGKSTTVGRLLLDTGHIEPHVIEKYKKEAEQKGKATFEFAWVMDGLKEERERGLTIDVAHKRFNTQKFYFTIIDAPGHRDFVKNMITGTSQADAAVIVCSAIEGPQAQTKEHIFLARTLGVQQIVIDVNKMDAVTWDQKKYDDTKKAVTELLKTVGYKADEIPFVPCSGYKGDNIAKPSANMPWYKGPTLLQALDALKEPPKMTDKPLRLPVQDVYTITGVGTVPVGRVETGVLKPDMKIIFMPANKVGEVKSIEMHHEMLTQAVPGDNVGFNVRGLAKTDVKRGDVAGPVDNPPTVAKTFTAQIMVLNHPSVITVGYTPVFHLHTAQVACTFLELQKKLDPRTGTVKEENPQFLKTGDAAIVKIQPTKPLAIEKAKDFPQLGRFAIRDMGQTVAAGMVIDVEKKEM from the coding sequence ATGGCAGAGAAACCACACTTGAACTTGGTGTTCATCGGACACGTCGACCACGGAAAGTCGACCACTGTCGGCCGACTGCTCCTCGATACCGGGCACATCGAGCCCCACGTCATCGAGAAGTACAAGAAGGAGGCTGAGCAGAAGGGAAAGGCGACTTTCGAGTTCGCATGGGTCATGGATGGGCTCAAGGAGGAAAGGGAGAGGGGTCTCACCATCGATGTGGCTCACAAGAGGTTCAACACGCAGAAGTTCTACTTCACCATCATCGACGCGCCCGGCCACAGAGACTTCGTCAAGAACATGATCACCGGCACGAGCCAGGCTGACGCTGCGGTCATCGTCTGTTCGGCCATTGAGGGCCCGCAGGCCCAGACCAAGGAGCACATCTTCCTAGCGAGGACCTTGGGCGTCCAGCAGATCGTCATCGATGTCAACAAGATGGATGCAGTCACCTGGGACCAGAAGAAGTACGACGATACCAAGAAGGCCGTAACCGAGCTGCTCAAGACGGTCGGTTACAAGGCCGATGAGATCCCGTTCGTGCCGTGCTCTGGATACAAGGGCGACAACATCGCGAAGCCGTCGGCAAACATGCCCTGGTACAAGGGTCCGACGCTGCTCCAGGCCCTCGACGCGCTCAAGGAGCCCCCGAAGATGACCGACAAGCCCCTCAGGCTTCCAGTCCAGGACGTCTACACCATCACCGGCGTCGGCACTGTACCTGTCGGCAGGGTAGAGACGGGCGTGCTCAAGCCAGATATGAAGATCATCTTCATGCCCGCCAACAAGGTGGGCGAGGTGAAGTCGATCGAGATGCACCACGAGATGCTGACACAGGCAGTGCCTGGCGACAACGTGGGGTTCAACGTCAGAGGATTGGCCAAGACCGATGTGAAGAGAGGCGACGTGGCCGGCCCGGTCGATAACCCGCCGACTGTCGCGAAGACCTTCACAGCCCAGATAATGGTCCTGAACCACCCGAGCGTGATCACGGTCGGATACACGCCAGTCTTCCACCTGCACACTGCCCAGGTCGCTTGCACGTTCCTAGAGCTGCAGAAGAAACTCGACCCAAGGACGGGCACGGTCAAGGAAGAGAACCCGCAGTTCCTGAAGACCGGTGACGCGGCGATCGTGAAGATCCAGCCGACGAAGCCACTGGCCATCGAGAAGGCGAAGGATTTCCCGCAGCTGGGAAGGTTCGCCATCAGGGACATGGGCCAGACGGTCGCGGCCGGCATGGTCATCGATGTCGAGAAGAAGGAGATGTAA
- a CDS encoding homocysteine synthase has translation MYIKRRTCCGAQVKYQSVLTPLIKPRRLILVQGKTKTPDFETLALHGGQSPDPATNARAVPIYQTTSYVFNDAEHAANLFALREFGNIYTRMMNPTTDVFEKRVAALEGGVGALGVSSGQAAETLALLNVVHPGEEVLSSLSLYGGTYNLFTYTFPKMGIKVKYVDSTDPENFRKAITDKTRALFAESVGNPRLDTLDFRAVSEIAHENGIPLVIDNTLPTPYLLRPMYHGTDVVIHSATKFIGGHGTSIGGVIVDSGKFDWSSGKFPDFTEPDPSYHGIVYTKAFGELAYIIKTRVQLLRDLGPALSPFNAFLFLQGLETLHLRMERHSQNALKVAEHLQSHDQVTWVNYPGLKSHPKHELARRYHYRGLYGAILGFGIKGGRETGRRFIENLKLLSHLANVGDAKSLAIHPATTTHSQLTPEEQLSTGVTEDFVRLSVGLESANDIIEDIDQALAKATKG, from the coding sequence ATGTACATCAAGCGACGGACTTGTTGCGGCGCACAGGTTAAGTATCAGAGCGTGTTAACGCCGTTAATCAAACCGAGGAGGTTGATTCTCGTGCAGGGAAAAACAAAGACGCCGGACTTCGAGACTCTCGCGCTTCACGGCGGTCAGTCACCTGACCCCGCGACGAATGCGAGAGCAGTGCCGATCTATCAGACGACGTCGTATGTTTTCAACGACGCTGAGCACGCGGCGAACCTGTTCGCGCTCAGGGAATTTGGAAACATCTACACGAGAATGATGAATCCGACCACGGATGTCTTCGAGAAGAGAGTCGCAGCGCTTGAGGGGGGTGTTGGAGCTCTTGGAGTCTCCTCAGGCCAGGCGGCAGAGACTCTCGCGCTGTTGAACGTGGTTCATCCAGGCGAAGAGGTACTCTCCTCGCTGAGCCTCTATGGCGGGACGTACAACCTGTTCACTTACACCTTCCCAAAGATGGGCATCAAGGTGAAATACGTCGATTCGACAGATCCTGAGAACTTCAGGAAAGCGATCACCGACAAGACTCGGGCGCTGTTTGCCGAATCTGTCGGCAATCCACGGCTGGACACACTGGACTTTCGCGCAGTCTCTGAGATCGCACACGAAAATGGGATTCCTTTGGTGATCGACAACACCCTTCCCACGCCGTATCTTCTGAGGCCGATGTACCATGGCACTGACGTCGTGATTCATTCTGCCACCAAGTTCATCGGAGGTCACGGGACCAGCATAGGGGGCGTTATCGTGGACTCCGGGAAGTTCGACTGGTCGTCAGGCAAGTTCCCTGACTTCACCGAGCCCGACCCGTCTTATCACGGGATCGTCTACACCAAGGCCTTCGGAGAGCTGGCGTACATCATCAAGACCCGGGTGCAGCTCCTGAGAGACCTTGGCCCCGCCCTGAGCCCGTTCAATGCATTCCTGTTCCTCCAGGGTCTCGAGACTTTGCATCTTAGGATGGAGAGGCACAGCCAGAATGCGCTCAAGGTAGCTGAGCATCTCCAATCGCACGACCAAGTGACATGGGTGAACTACCCCGGTCTGAAGTCGCATCCGAAGCACGAGCTTGCGAGGAGGTACCATTACCGGGGACTGTATGGCGCGATCCTGGGCTTCGGCATTAAGGGCGGGAGAGAGACCGGCAGGAGATTCATCGAGAATTTGAAGCTTCTATCCCACCTGGCCAACGTCGGCGATGCGAAGTCCCTCGCAATACATCCCGCCACTACGACCCATTCCCAGCTTACTCCAGAGGAGCAGCTGTCGACAGGCGTCACTGAAGATTTCGTCAGATTGTCGGTAGGGCTCGAGTCTGCGAACGACATCATCGAGGACATCGACCAGGCGCTCGCGAAGGCAACGAAGGGGTGA